A stretch of Dromaius novaehollandiae isolate bDroNov1 chromosome 8, bDroNov1.hap1, whole genome shotgun sequence DNA encodes these proteins:
- the HMGCS2 gene encoding hydroxymethylglutaryl-CoA synthase, mitochondrial isoform X2, with protein MLRLVGRAARCWGARRGPERVAEQRARLSGAAGSGGWPKDVGVLALEVYFPAQYVEQAELERFDGVEAGKYTRGLGQQQMGFCAAHEDINSLCLTVVQRLVERARLSWDAIGRLEVGTETVVDKSKAVKTVLMQLFRDSGNSDVEGIDTTNACYGGTASLFNAADWVESSAWDGRYAVVVCGDIAVYATGNARPTGGAGAIAMLVGPNAPLALERGLRGTHMEHAYDFYKPDLASEYPVVDGPLSIQCYLRALDRCYATYRRKAESQRQQAGAQRPITLDDFNFVIFHTPFCKLVQKSVGRLLLNDFLAAPAPDTATGRYKGLQPFRGVKLEDTYTSKEVEKAFQAASQEIFEQKTKPSLLLSSRNGNMYTPSMYGCLASLLAQSSARDLAGSRIGAFSYGSGLAASMFSFRVSPDAAPGSALDRLVSSLADLPARLDARKRVAPQDFAEIMKRREETHHLADHTPHGSPADLFPGTWYLTRVDNKYRRQYARKPL; from the exons ATGCTGCGCTTGGTGGGCCGGGCGGCGCGCTGctggggggcccggcgggggccggAGCGGGTGGCCGAGCAGCGGGCACG CCTCTCCGGGGCGGCCGGCTCGGGCGGCTGGCCCAAGGACGTGGGCGTCCTGGCGCTGGAGGTGTACTTCCCCGCGCAGTACGTGGAGCAGGCGGAGCTGGAGCGCTTCGACGGCGTGGAGGCCGGCAAGTACACGCGGGGCCTGGGCCAGCAGCAGATGGGCTTCTGCGCCGCCCACGAGGACATCAACTCCCTGTGCCTGACGGTGGTGCAGCGGCTGGTGGAGCGCGCGCGCCTCTCCTGGGACGCCATCGGCCGCCTCGAGGTGGGCACCGAGACCGTCGTCGACAAGTCCAAGGCCGTCAAGACCGTCCTCATGCAGCTCTTCCGCGACTCAGGCAACAGCGACGTGGAGGGCATCGACACCACCAACGCCTGCTACGGCGGCACGGCCTCGCTCTTCAACGCGGCCGACTGGGTCGAGTCCAGCGCCTGGGATG GCCGCTACGCTGTGGTGGTGTGCGGGGACATTGCCGTCTACGCTACGGGGAACGCCCGCCCCACGGGGGGTGCCGGCGCCATCGCCATGCTGGTGGGACCCAACGCCCCCCTCGCACTGGAGAGAG GCCTGCGGGGGACCCACATGGAGCACGCCTACGACTTCTACAAGCCGGACCTGGCTTCCGAGTACCCGGTGGTGGACGGGCCCCTCTCCATCCAGTGCTACCTGCGGGCGCTGGACCGCTGCTACGCCACGTACCGCCGCAAGGCCGAGAGCCAGCGGCAGCAGG CCGGCGCCCAGCGGCCCATCACCCTCGACGACTTCAACTTCGTCATCTTCCACACGCCCTTCTGCAAGCTGGTGCAGAAGTCGGTGGGGCGGCTGCTGCTGAATGACTTcctcgccgcccccgcccccgacACGGCCACTGGCCGCTACAAGGGGCTGCAGCCTTTCCG CGGCGTGAAGCTGGAGGACACCTACACCAGCAAGGAGGTGGAGAAGGCCTTTCAGGCGGCCAGTCAGGAGATCTTCGAGCAGAAGACCAAGCCCTCGCTGCTCCTGTCCTCCCGCAACGGCAACATGTACACGCCGTCCATGTACGGCTGCCTGGCCTCCCTGCTGGCACA GTCCTCAGCGCGGGACCTGGCCGGCTCCAGGATCGGGGCCTTCTCCTACGGCTCGGGACTGGCCGCCAGCATGTTCTCCTTCCGTGTCTCGCCGGACGCCGCCCCCG gctCGGCCCTGGACAGGCTGGTGTCCAGCCTGGCGGACCTGCCGGCTCGCCTGGACGCCCGCAAGCGCGTCGCCCCGCAGGACTTTGCCGAGATCATGAAGCGGCGGGAGGAGACCCATCACTTGG CCGACCACACTCCCCACGGCTCGCCCGCCGACCTCTTCCCCGGCACCTGGTACCTGACGCGGGTGGACAACAAGTACCGCCGGCAGTACGCCAGGAAGCCGCTCTAG
- the REG4 gene encoding regenerating islet-derived protein 4 yields the protein MAAMARLALLLLGCTGLLRCTGTRYLLHCPKGWSYYKLSCFKYFRQLQSWDEAEAQCQASEPGAHLAWVEEPREAATLRKVVSYYQRSQPVWIGLRATQDQAWRWANGANYTEDSGLPGSGGDGTCAMLPYTTGFASWSGTNCTQQHPFLCKSTPAA from the exons ATGGCGGCAATGGCCAGGCTCGCCctcctgctgctgggctgcacGGGCCTCCTGCGCTGCACTG GCACCCGCTACCTGCTCCACTGCCCCAAGGGCTGGTCCTACTACAAGCTCAGCTGCTTCAAGTACTTCaggcagctccagagctgggACGAGGCGGAG GCGCAGTGCCAGGCCAGCGAGCCCGGCGCCCACCTCGCCTGGGTGGAGGAGCCCCGCGAGGCGGCCACCCTGCGGAAGGTGGTCTCCTACTACCAGCGCTCCCAGCCCGTCTGGATCGGCCTCCGCGCCACGCAGGACCAAGCCTGGCGCTGGGCCAACGGGGCCAACTACACCGAGGACAGCGGGctcccggggagcggcggcgacGGCACCTGCGCCATGCTGCCCTACACCACCG GCTTCGCCAGCTGGTCCGGCACCAACTGCACCCAGCAGCACCCCTTCCTCTGCAAGAGCACCCCCGCGGCCTga
- the PHGDH gene encoding D-3-phosphoglycerate dehydrogenase: MAFAKLQKVLISDSLDPCCREILQAGGIGVVEKPGLSAEELLREVRDCDGLVVRSATKVTAGVLGAAERLRVVGRAGTGVDNVDVEAATRKGVLVMNTPAGNSLSAAELTCGMILCLARQIPQAAASMKEGKWDRKKYMGMELNGKTLGVLGLGRIGREVATRMQAFGMKTIGYDPIITPEESAAFGVEQLPLEEIWPQCDFITVHTPLLPSTTGLLNDSTFAKCRRGVQVVNCARGGIVDEGALLRALRSGQCGGAALDVFTQEPPKDRDLVNHPNVICCPHLGASTREAQSRCGKEIAMQIVDMATGKGLAGLVNGQVLSKAFAPETKPWITLAKALGTVLQTMAKQAHGNVQVCTLGTPLQEAGSYLAPAVASGMLARGKQEEVTLVNALLLAQEAGLKVTATHNSVAPEPDGSAGLLQVALQGTLHRAAGTVQGSTPVLRELNGAPFKQPAPLAGPVLIYRAKASEPSTLSMLAGLLGKAGVQLQSYHSSSMVAGKQWSVAGLSAPLPDLGELKAHVTEVFQLQL; the protein is encoded by the exons ATGGCCTTCGCGAAGCTGCAGAAGGTGCTGATCAGCGACAGCCTGGACCCGTGCTGCCGGGAGATCCTGCAGGCCGGCGGCATCGGCGTGGTGGAGAAGCCCGGCCTGAGCGCGGaggagctgctgcgggaagtcagg gACTGCGACGGGCTCGTCGTCCGCTCCGCCACCAAAGTCACCGCCGGCGTCCTCGGCGCGGCCGAGAGGCTGCGGGTGGTGGGCAGGGCCGGCACCGGCGTGGACAACGTGGACGTGGAGGCGGCCACGAGGAAGGGCGTCCTGGTGATGAA CACGCCCGCCGGGAACAGCCTCAGCGCCGCCGAGCTCACCTGCGGGATGATCCTGTGTTTGGCCAG GCAGATCCCCCAGGCAGCCGCCTCCATGAAGGAGGGCAAATGGGACCGTAAGAAG TACATGGGGATGGAGCTGAACGGGAAAACGCTGGGCGTGCTGGGCCTGGGCCGCATCGGCAGGGAGGTGGCCACCCGCATGCAGGCTTTCGGCATGAAG ACCATAGGCTACGACCCCATCATCACCCCCGAGGAGTCGGCCGCCTTCGGTGTGGAGCAGCTGCCGCTGGAGGAGATCTGGCCCCAGTGCGACTTTATCACGGTGCACACCCCGCTGCTGCCCTCCACCACGG GGCTCCTGAACGACAGCACCTTCGCCAAGTGCCGCCGCGGCGTGCAGGTCGTGAACTGCGCCCGGGGCGGCATCGTGGACGAGGGCGCGCTGCTGCGGGCGCTGCGCTCGGGGCAGTGCGGGGGAGCCGCGCTGGACGTCTTCACACAG GAACCCCCGAAGGACCGCGACCTGGTGAACCACCCCAACGTCATCTGCTGCCCGCACCTGGGCGCCAGCACGCGGGAGGCGCAGAGCCGCTGCGGCAAGGAGATCGCCATGCAGATAGTGGACATGGCCACAGGGAAGGGGCTGGCCGGCCTG GTCAATGGGCAGGTGCTCAGCAAGGCCTTCGCACCTGAGACCAAGCCCTGGATCACCCTGGCCAAGGCCCTGGGCACAGTGCTGCAGACCATGGCCAAGCAAGCGCACGGCAACGTGCAGGTCTGCACCCTAG GGACACCCTTGCAGGAGGCCGGGAGCTACCTGGCACCTGCTGTGGCCTCAGGCATGCTGGCCagagggaagcaggaggaggTGACGCTGGTGAACGCCCTGCTGCTCGCCCAGGAAGCTGGGCTGAAG GTCACGGCCACCCACAACAGCGTGGCTCCCGAGCCCGACGGCAGCGCCGGCTTGCTGCAGGTGGCCCTGCAGGGCACCCTGCACCGGGCAGCGGGGACGGTGCAGGGCAGCACCCCGGTGCTGCGGGAGCTCAATGGAGCCCCCTTCAAGCAGCCGGCCCCGCTGGCTGGGCCTGTGCTCATCTACAGAGCCAAGGCCTCCGAGCCCAGCACGCTGTCCATGCTTGCCG ggctgctggggaaggCGGGGGTCCAGCTCCAGTCCTACCACAGCTCCAGCATGGTGGCGGGCAAGCAGTGGAGCGTCGCGGGGCTCTCAGCCCCCCTGCCCGACCTTGGCGAGCTCAAGGCGCACGTGACCGAGGtcttccagctccagctgtag
- the HMGCS2 gene encoding hydroxymethylglutaryl-CoA synthase, mitochondrial isoform X1 produces the protein MLRLVGRAARCWGARRGPERVAEQRARASARPRSTACARTVSAPSARSLSGAAGSGGWPKDVGVLALEVYFPAQYVEQAELERFDGVEAGKYTRGLGQQQMGFCAAHEDINSLCLTVVQRLVERARLSWDAIGRLEVGTETVVDKSKAVKTVLMQLFRDSGNSDVEGIDTTNACYGGTASLFNAADWVESSAWDGRYAVVVCGDIAVYATGNARPTGGAGAIAMLVGPNAPLALERGLRGTHMEHAYDFYKPDLASEYPVVDGPLSIQCYLRALDRCYATYRRKAESQRQQAGAQRPITLDDFNFVIFHTPFCKLVQKSVGRLLLNDFLAAPAPDTATGRYKGLQPFRGVKLEDTYTSKEVEKAFQAASQEIFEQKTKPSLLLSSRNGNMYTPSMYGCLASLLAQSSARDLAGSRIGAFSYGSGLAASMFSFRVSPDAAPGSALDRLVSSLADLPARLDARKRVAPQDFAEIMKRREETHHLADHTPHGSPADLFPGTWYLTRVDNKYRRQYARKPL, from the exons ATGCTGCGCTTGGTGGGCCGGGCGGCGCGCTGctggggggcccggcgggggccggAGCGGGTGGCCGAGCAGCGGGCACG GGCCAGCGCCCGTCCCCGCAGCACGGCGTGCGCCAGGACGGTCTCCGCTCCCTCTGCCCGCAGCCTCTCCGGGGCGGCCGGCTCGGGCGGCTGGCCCAAGGACGTGGGCGTCCTGGCGCTGGAGGTGTACTTCCCCGCGCAGTACGTGGAGCAGGCGGAGCTGGAGCGCTTCGACGGCGTGGAGGCCGGCAAGTACACGCGGGGCCTGGGCCAGCAGCAGATGGGCTTCTGCGCCGCCCACGAGGACATCAACTCCCTGTGCCTGACGGTGGTGCAGCGGCTGGTGGAGCGCGCGCGCCTCTCCTGGGACGCCATCGGCCGCCTCGAGGTGGGCACCGAGACCGTCGTCGACAAGTCCAAGGCCGTCAAGACCGTCCTCATGCAGCTCTTCCGCGACTCAGGCAACAGCGACGTGGAGGGCATCGACACCACCAACGCCTGCTACGGCGGCACGGCCTCGCTCTTCAACGCGGCCGACTGGGTCGAGTCCAGCGCCTGGGATG GCCGCTACGCTGTGGTGGTGTGCGGGGACATTGCCGTCTACGCTACGGGGAACGCCCGCCCCACGGGGGGTGCCGGCGCCATCGCCATGCTGGTGGGACCCAACGCCCCCCTCGCACTGGAGAGAG GCCTGCGGGGGACCCACATGGAGCACGCCTACGACTTCTACAAGCCGGACCTGGCTTCCGAGTACCCGGTGGTGGACGGGCCCCTCTCCATCCAGTGCTACCTGCGGGCGCTGGACCGCTGCTACGCCACGTACCGCCGCAAGGCCGAGAGCCAGCGGCAGCAGG CCGGCGCCCAGCGGCCCATCACCCTCGACGACTTCAACTTCGTCATCTTCCACACGCCCTTCTGCAAGCTGGTGCAGAAGTCGGTGGGGCGGCTGCTGCTGAATGACTTcctcgccgcccccgcccccgacACGGCCACTGGCCGCTACAAGGGGCTGCAGCCTTTCCG CGGCGTGAAGCTGGAGGACACCTACACCAGCAAGGAGGTGGAGAAGGCCTTTCAGGCGGCCAGTCAGGAGATCTTCGAGCAGAAGACCAAGCCCTCGCTGCTCCTGTCCTCCCGCAACGGCAACATGTACACGCCGTCCATGTACGGCTGCCTGGCCTCCCTGCTGGCACA GTCCTCAGCGCGGGACCTGGCCGGCTCCAGGATCGGGGCCTTCTCCTACGGCTCGGGACTGGCCGCCAGCATGTTCTCCTTCCGTGTCTCGCCGGACGCCGCCCCCG gctCGGCCCTGGACAGGCTGGTGTCCAGCCTGGCGGACCTGCCGGCTCGCCTGGACGCCCGCAAGCGCGTCGCCCCGCAGGACTTTGCCGAGATCATGAAGCGGCGGGAGGAGACCCATCACTTGG CCGACCACACTCCCCACGGCTCGCCCGCCGACCTCTTCCCCGGCACCTGGTACCTGACGCGGGTGGACAACAAGTACCGCCGGCAGTACGCCAGGAAGCCGCTCTAG